The Actinocatenispora sera genome has a window encoding:
- the pnuC gene encoding nicotinamide riboside transporter PnuC: MFGSILAALTAPLFTALGTSVSGAEAFGFVTGALCVWLVARQHIANWPIGIANNVFFVVLFAGSGLYADAGLQIVYIALAGYGWWQWVYGTGRRVELPVTRTTRVEWCWLAGCGLAGTAGLWLLLSRLTDSTVPVGDAVTTVLSLLATYGQSRKRWESWLFWIAADLVYIPLYAYKQLWLTALLYVLFLALCLFGLRGWLADLHRAGATRPRPAPDPTDAGRAGGPTVRAASARPVTAGAAGAEPAVGPAEPEQP; encoded by the coding sequence GTGTTCGGGTCGATCCTGGCGGCGCTGACCGCGCCGCTGTTCACCGCGCTGGGTACGTCGGTGAGTGGTGCGGAGGCGTTCGGGTTCGTCACCGGTGCGCTGTGCGTGTGGCTGGTCGCGCGGCAGCACATCGCGAACTGGCCGATCGGCATCGCCAACAACGTGTTCTTCGTCGTGCTGTTCGCCGGCTCCGGGCTGTACGCGGACGCCGGGCTGCAGATCGTCTACATCGCGCTGGCCGGCTACGGCTGGTGGCAGTGGGTGTACGGCACCGGTCGCCGGGTCGAGCTGCCGGTCACCCGGACCACCCGGGTCGAGTGGTGCTGGCTCGCCGGCTGCGGCCTCGCCGGTACCGCCGGGTTGTGGTTGCTGCTGTCCCGGCTCACCGACTCGACCGTGCCGGTCGGTGACGCGGTCACCACGGTGCTGTCGCTGCTCGCCACGTACGGGCAGTCGCGCAAGCGGTGGGAGAGCTGGTTGTTCTGGATCGCCGCGGACCTGGTCTACATCCCGCTGTACGCCTACAAGCAGTTGTGGCTGACCGCGTTGCTGTACGTGCTGTTCCTCGCGCTGTGCCTGTTCGGTCTGCGTGGCTGGCTGGCCGACCTGCACCGCGCCGGCGCCACCCGGCCGCGGCCGGCGCCCGACCCGACGGATGCCGGACGGGCGGGCGGGCCCACGGTGCGGGCGGCGAGTGCCCGACCGGTCACGGCCGGGGCGGCGGGCGCGGAACCGGCGGTCGGTCCGGCCGAACCGGAGCAGCCGTGA
- a CDS encoding TerC family protein, translating to MVVHDWVWVATIVGLLAILLADLAIVGRRPHVPTLRECTMWVVFYVGLAGLFGLGLFLLAGANPATEFFTGWITEYSLSVDNLFIFMIIMARFAVPRALQQKVLLIGIVIALVMRGAFIAAGAAVIDRFSWVFYIFGAFLIYTAVKTATHEDDPAEFKENALVRWASRALPLSKDFHDGSMTVIKQGRRLFTPMLIVILTIGTTDLLFALDSIPAIFGITKQAYLVFAANVFALMGLRQLYFLLGGLMERLVYLNYGLGIILGFIGVKLILEAVHQNDLPFVHGGAPFEAVPEVPTWLSLAVVVGALAVTTVASLAKTRVDARRAAHADR from the coding sequence GTGGTGGTGCATGACTGGGTGTGGGTGGCAACCATCGTGGGGCTGCTCGCCATTCTGCTGGCCGACCTGGCGATCGTGGGTCGGCGCCCGCATGTACCGACCTTGCGTGAATGCACCATGTGGGTGGTCTTCTACGTCGGTCTGGCCGGTCTGTTCGGTCTCGGGCTGTTCCTGCTGGCCGGAGCGAACCCGGCGACCGAGTTCTTCACCGGTTGGATCACCGAGTACAGCCTGTCGGTGGACAACCTGTTCATCTTCATGATCATCATGGCGCGGTTCGCGGTGCCGCGGGCGCTGCAGCAGAAGGTGCTGCTGATCGGGATCGTGATCGCCCTGGTCATGCGGGGCGCGTTCATCGCCGCCGGCGCCGCGGTGATCGACCGATTCTCCTGGGTGTTCTACATCTTCGGGGCGTTTCTGATCTACACCGCGGTGAAGACGGCCACGCACGAGGACGACCCGGCGGAGTTCAAGGAGAACGCGCTGGTGCGCTGGGCCAGCCGGGCGCTGCCGCTGTCGAAGGACTTCCACGACGGCAGCATGACCGTGATCAAGCAGGGCCGGCGGCTGTTCACCCCGATGTTGATCGTCATCCTGACCATCGGCACCACCGACCTGCTGTTCGCGCTCGACTCGATTCCGGCGATCTTCGGCATCACCAAGCAGGCCTACCTGGTCTTCGCCGCCAACGTGTTCGCGCTGATGGGGCTGCGCCAGCTGTACTTCCTGCTCGGCGGGCTGATGGAGCGGCTGGTCTACCTCAACTACGGGCTGGGCATCATCCTCGGCTTCATCGGCGTGAAGCTCATCCTGGAGGCGGTGCACCAGAACGACCTGCCGTTCGTGCACGGCGGCGCGCCGTTCGAGGCGGTACCGGAGGTGCCGACCTGGCTGTCGCTGGCGGTCGTGGTGGGCGCGCTCGCGGTGACCACGGTGGCCAGCCTGGCCAAGACCCGGGTCGACGCGCGCCGCGCCGCGCACGCCGACCGCTGA
- the uvrB gene encoding excinuclease ABC subunit UvrB has protein sequence MTREIPRREGAFQVISDYQPAGDQPAAIDELERRVKAGERHTVLLGATGTGKSATAAWLIERLQRPTLVLAPNKTLCAQLAKELGELLPNNAVGYFVSYYDYYQPEAYIPQTDTYIEKDSSINEEVDRLRHAATMNLLTRSDTVVVATVSAIYGLGTPQEYIERAVRLTVGTEYDRDALLRRLVDDQYTRNDVAFQRGTFRVRGDTLEIIPAYEELAVRIEFFGDEVEKMYYLHPLTGEVIREAEDLMIFPASHYVAGPERMERAIRDIEAELGERLAELDRQGKLLESQRLRMRTQYDIEMMRQVGFCSGIENYSMHFDGRAPGTPPHTLLDYFPDDFLTIIDESHNTVPQIGGMYEGDASRKRTLIEHGFRLPSAADNRPLRFDEFEERVGQTVYMSATPGPWELERSGGEFVEQVIRPTGLVDPQVVVLPTKGQIDDLMAQINERTERNERVLVTTLTKKMAEDLTDYLLEHNIRVRYLHSEVDTLRRVELLRELRQGEYDVLVGINLLREGLDLPEVSLVAILDADKEGFLRSGTSLIQTIGRAARNVSGQVIMYADAITPSMRHALEETDRRREKQVAYNAEHGVDPQPLRKKIGDILDDIYRAADDAESLVGGGGRQQSRGKAPVPEARSRNRSRAASGEPTGAGMARAELADLIQQLNDQMLAAARELQFELAARIRDEIAELKKELRGMDAAGVK, from the coding sequence ATGACGCGTGAGATCCCCCGTCGCGAGGGCGCCTTCCAGGTGATCAGCGACTACCAACCCGCTGGTGACCAGCCCGCCGCGATCGACGAGCTGGAGCGGCGGGTCAAGGCGGGGGAGCGGCACACCGTGCTGCTCGGCGCCACCGGCACCGGCAAGAGCGCCACCGCCGCCTGGCTGATCGAGCGGTTGCAGCGGCCGACCCTGGTGCTGGCACCCAACAAGACGCTGTGCGCCCAGCTGGCGAAGGAGCTCGGGGAGCTGCTGCCCAACAACGCGGTCGGCTACTTCGTCAGCTACTACGACTACTACCAGCCCGAGGCGTACATCCCGCAGACCGACACCTACATCGAGAAGGACTCCTCGATCAACGAGGAGGTCGACCGGCTGCGGCACGCCGCGACGATGAACCTGCTGACCCGCTCCGACACGGTGGTGGTGGCCACCGTCTCGGCGATCTACGGCCTGGGCACCCCGCAGGAGTACATCGAGCGGGCGGTGCGGCTGACCGTCGGTACCGAATACGACCGGGACGCGTTGCTGCGCCGGCTGGTCGACGACCAGTACACCCGCAACGACGTGGCGTTCCAGCGCGGCACGTTCCGGGTGCGCGGGGACACGCTGGAGATCATCCCGGCGTACGAGGAGCTCGCGGTGCGCATCGAGTTCTTCGGCGACGAGGTCGAGAAGATGTACTACTTGCATCCGCTGACCGGTGAGGTGATCCGGGAGGCCGAGGATCTGATGATCTTCCCGGCGAGCCACTACGTGGCCGGCCCGGAGCGGATGGAGCGGGCCATCCGCGACATCGAGGCGGAGCTGGGCGAGCGGCTCGCCGAGCTGGACCGGCAGGGCAAGCTGCTGGAGTCGCAGCGGCTGCGGATGCGCACCCAGTACGACATCGAGATGATGCGGCAGGTGGGCTTCTGTTCCGGCATCGAGAACTACTCGATGCACTTCGACGGCCGGGCGCCCGGCACCCCGCCGCACACCCTGCTCGACTACTTCCCGGACGACTTCCTGACCATCATCGACGAGTCGCACAACACCGTCCCGCAGATCGGCGGGATGTACGAGGGCGACGCGTCGCGCAAGCGCACCCTGATCGAGCACGGCTTCCGGCTGCCGTCGGCCGCCGACAACCGGCCGCTGCGGTTCGACGAGTTCGAAGAGCGGGTCGGCCAGACCGTGTACATGTCGGCCACCCCCGGCCCGTGGGAGCTGGAGCGCTCGGGTGGTGAGTTCGTCGAGCAGGTGATCCGGCCGACCGGCCTGGTCGACCCGCAGGTGGTGGTGCTGCCCACGAAGGGGCAGATCGACGACCTGATGGCGCAGATCAACGAGCGCACCGAGCGCAACGAGCGGGTGCTGGTCACCACGCTGACCAAGAAGATGGCCGAGGACCTCACCGACTACCTGCTGGAGCACAACATCCGGGTGCGCTACCTGCACTCGGAGGTCGACACGCTGCGCCGGGTCGAGCTGCTGCGCGAGCTGCGCCAGGGCGAGTACGACGTGCTCGTCGGCATCAACCTGCTGCGGGAGGGGCTCGACCTGCCCGAGGTGTCGCTGGTGGCGATCCTGGACGCGGACAAGGAAGGCTTCCTGCGCTCCGGTACCAGCCTGATCCAGACCATCGGCCGCGCCGCCCGCAACGTGTCCGGCCAGGTGATCATGTACGCGGACGCGATCACCCCGTCGATGCGGCACGCGCTGGAGGAGACCGATCGGCGGCGCGAGAAGCAGGTCGCCTACAACGCCGAGCACGGCGTCGACCCGCAGCCGTTGCGCAAGAAGATCGGCGACATCCTGGACGACATCTACCGGGCCGCCGACGACGCCGAGTCGCTGGTCGGCGGCGGTGGCCGGCAGCAGTCCCGGGGCAAGGCGCCGGTGCCGGAGGCGCGCAGCCGCAACCGTTCCCGGGCCGCGTCCGGCGAGCCGACCGGCGCCGGGATGGCCCGCGCAGAGCTCGCCGACCTGATCCAGCAGCTCAACGACCAGATGCTCGCGGCCGCCCGGGAGTTGCAGTTCGAGCTCGCCGCGCGAATCCGTGATGAGATAGCCGAGTTGAAGAAGGAGCTGCGCGGCATGGACGCCGCCGGCGTGAAGTGA
- a CDS encoding C40 family peptidase — MREIDAPAIAEVPDMRRWVASMSKQQLLDLDGRTLTQLLLGERVLVEEVSGDWTRVIAIEQPAGKLDERGYPGVVRTAHLTGGEPPQGVREVVVDATATALCDEPNGDVLLPGVVIGTRLAVAGERERGWLPVLVPAADGPLWVREADVATAPTGTPSTKDLLAVAERLRDVPYVWGGLSAYGIDCSGLVHLAHRRLGVTVPRDADDQSVVGERIELGHEQPGDLYFFARPGKSPHHVGLAAGPDRQMLHASGQESAGKVVNEPMTEARSATLVAARRTLS; from the coding sequence GTGCGCGAGATCGACGCGCCGGCGATCGCCGAGGTGCCGGACATGCGCCGGTGGGTCGCGTCGATGAGCAAGCAGCAGCTGCTCGATCTCGACGGCCGTACCCTCACCCAGCTGCTGCTCGGTGAGCGGGTGCTGGTCGAGGAGGTGTCCGGCGACTGGACCCGGGTGATCGCGATCGAGCAGCCGGCCGGCAAGCTCGACGAGCGCGGCTATCCCGGCGTGGTGCGCACCGCACACCTGACCGGCGGTGAGCCCCCGCAGGGCGTACGGGAGGTCGTGGTCGACGCGACCGCCACCGCGCTGTGCGACGAGCCCAACGGCGACGTGTTGCTGCCCGGCGTCGTGATCGGCACCCGGCTCGCAGTCGCCGGTGAGCGCGAACGCGGCTGGCTGCCGGTCCTGGTACCGGCGGCCGACGGGCCGCTGTGGGTGCGCGAGGCCGACGTCGCGACCGCCCCGACCGGTACCCCCTCGACGAAGGACCTGCTCGCCGTCGCCGAGCGGCTGCGCGACGTGCCGTACGTGTGGGGCGGCCTGTCGGCCTACGGCATCGACTGCTCCGGGCTGGTGCACCTGGCGCACCGCCGGCTGGGCGTCACGGTGCCGCGCGACGCCGACGACCAGTCGGTGGTCGGTGAGCGGATCGAGCTCGGCCACGAGCAGCCCGGCGATCTGTACTTCTTCGCCCGGCCGGGCAAGTCGCCGCACCATGTCGGGCTGGCCGCCGGGCCGGACCGGCAGATGCTGCATGCCTCCGGGCAGGAGTCGGCCGGCAAGGTCGTCAACGAGCCGATGACCGAGGCCCGCAGCGCCACTCTGGTGGCCGCCCGCCGCACCCTGAGCTGA
- a CDS encoding antibiotic biosynthesis monooxygenase family protein: protein MVLEVGLIDVTAGSEDDFAAAYRTARELLTGTPGCRSVRMTRGVESPSRFVLLVEWDSVEAHEQNFRASERYGAWRGLIGPYFAQPPRVEHFTDLH from the coding sequence ATGGTGCTGGAGGTAGGGCTGATCGACGTCACCGCTGGTAGCGAGGACGATTTCGCCGCCGCGTACCGCACGGCCCGGGAGCTGCTGACCGGCACGCCCGGCTGCCGTTCGGTGCGGATGACCCGGGGGGTGGAGAGCCCGTCCCGATTCGTCCTGCTCGTCGAGTGGGACTCGGTCGAGGCACACGAGCAGAACTTCCGGGCCAGCGAGCGGTACGGCGCGTGGCGCGGCCTGATCGGCCCGTACTTCGCGCAGCCGCCGCGGGTGGAGCACTTCACCGACCTGCACTGA
- a CDS encoding mandelate racemase/muconate lactonizing enzyme family protein, which yields MPIIDVTTQVVSAPLHTPFVTALRRTTTTDTVVVTVTDSDGHRGYGEAPQVWQVTGESLAGARACIDGPLRAAIIDRDPDDLQELLRAVRGAAVANHGAKGAVDVALHDLAARRAGLPLARYLGGAATTVRTDVTLSVDEPDRLATAARTRVADGFDVLKIKVGTDPVGDVARVAAIRAAVGPDVQIRLDANQGWTPRQAVRAIRAMEDSGAGIELVEQPVAGHDIAGLAHVTAHVDTPTLADEAVYGVRDLLAVIQQRAADMVNVKLAKSAGLGPARTLLELAAAAGIGTMVGSMMETHVGLGAAASLVAAYGTTAVSDLDAAWWISDTPVVGGIRYDGATVHLPDAPGLGIDGVVDRPAITEP from the coding sequence GTGCCGATCATCGACGTCACCACCCAGGTGGTCTCCGCCCCGCTGCACACCCCGTTCGTGACCGCGCTGCGCCGCACGACCACCACCGACACGGTCGTGGTGACGGTCACCGACTCCGACGGACACCGCGGATACGGCGAGGCGCCGCAGGTGTGGCAGGTGACCGGCGAATCGCTGGCCGGTGCCCGCGCCTGCATCGACGGCCCGCTGCGCGCCGCGATCATCGACCGCGACCCCGACGACCTGCAGGAGTTGCTGCGGGCGGTGCGTGGCGCGGCGGTCGCCAACCACGGTGCCAAGGGCGCGGTGGACGTGGCGCTGCACGACCTCGCCGCCCGCCGCGCCGGGCTGCCGCTGGCCCGCTACCTCGGCGGCGCCGCGACGACGGTACGCACCGACGTGACGCTGTCGGTGGACGAGCCGGACCGGCTGGCCACCGCGGCCCGCACGCGCGTCGCCGACGGCTTCGACGTACTCAAGATCAAGGTCGGGACCGACCCGGTCGGCGACGTCGCCCGGGTCGCCGCGATCCGCGCCGCGGTCGGCCCGGACGTGCAGATCCGGCTGGACGCCAACCAGGGCTGGACCCCGCGCCAGGCGGTCCGCGCAATCCGCGCGATGGAGGACTCCGGCGCCGGGATCGAGCTGGTCGAGCAGCCCGTCGCCGGCCACGACATCGCCGGCCTCGCGCACGTCACCGCGCACGTCGACACCCCGACCCTGGCCGACGAGGCGGTGTACGGGGTGCGTGACCTACTCGCCGTCATCCAGCAGCGGGCCGCCGACATGGTCAACGTCAAGCTGGCCAAGAGCGCCGGCCTCGGCCCGGCCCGTACCCTGCTGGAGCTCGCGGCCGCGGCGGGCATCGGCACGATGGTCGGCTCGATGATGGAGACGCACGTGGGGCTGGGCGCCGCCGCGAGCCTGGTCGCCGCGTACGGCACCACCGCAGTCAGCGACCTGGACGCCGCCTGGTGGATCTCCGACACGCCGGTCGTCGGCGGCATCCGGTACGACGGGGCGACCGTGCACCTGCCCGATGCGCCCGGTCTTGGCATAGATGGCGTGGTCGACCGGCCCGCGATCACCGAACCGTGA
- a CDS encoding YqeB family protein — translation MTTSSPDGTLVSRSTGERILLAVGLPVLTVAVAEAVNLLAPAIAGLPWAPLQGPFRLVARLPEPYTTVGAVVLGVVVGLILALVAAAEEVSVRVSDTTVTITRDEAVRSVPRAQVGAVFLADDDLVLLGVGTEELARQAVDLDATALRAAFDRHGYPWQPDGDPHAEEYRRWVPGLPELPAAADALLGARAEALSKDANDAAQLRTELAALGVVVSDRDGRQHYRLSPPHRAPVPD, via the coding sequence ATGACCACCTCCTCGCCCGACGGCACCCTGGTCAGCCGCTCCACCGGCGAACGCATCCTCCTCGCGGTCGGGCTGCCCGTGCTGACCGTCGCGGTGGCCGAGGCGGTCAACCTGCTCGCACCGGCCATCGCCGGGCTGCCCTGGGCGCCGCTGCAGGGCCCGTTCCGGTTGGTCGCTCGGCTGCCCGAGCCGTACACGACGGTCGGCGCGGTGGTGCTGGGCGTCGTGGTGGGGTTGATCCTCGCGCTGGTCGCCGCCGCCGAGGAGGTCTCCGTACGGGTCAGCGACACGACGGTGACGATCACCCGGGACGAGGCCGTCCGGTCGGTACCCCGGGCGCAGGTCGGCGCGGTCTTCCTGGCCGACGACGACCTGGTACTGCTCGGCGTCGGTACCGAGGAGCTGGCCCGCCAGGCCGTCGACCTGGACGCCACCGCGCTGCGCGCCGCGTTCGACCGCCACGGGTACCCGTGGCAGCCCGACGGCGACCCGCACGCCGAAGAGTACCGGCGGTGGGTGCCCGGCCTGCCCGAGCTGCCGGCCGCGGCCGACGCGTTGCTGGGCGCCCGGGCGGAGGCGCTGAGCAAGGACGCGAACGACGCGGCGCAGCTGCGTACCGAACTCGCCGCACTCGGCGTGGTGGTCAGCGACCGGGACGGTCGGCAGCACTACCGGCTGAGCCCGCCGCACCGGGCGCCTGTCCCGGACTGA
- a CDS encoding response regulator transcription factor — protein MIRILLAEDQHLVRGALSALLGLEPDLTIVAEAADGAAAVAAARTHRPDVALLDIEMPVLTGIEATEQLRVAVPETRVLILTTFGRPGYLRRAMDAGARGFVVKDSPPNELAAAIRRVAAGDVVLDPALAVASLGAGPSPLTERERDVLAAGAGGASVAQIADRLALSGGTVRNYLSSAIGKTGARNRTEAARIARDNGWL, from the coding sequence GTGATCCGGATCCTGCTGGCCGAGGATCAGCACCTGGTCCGGGGCGCGCTGTCGGCGCTGCTCGGCCTGGAACCGGACCTGACGATCGTGGCCGAGGCCGCCGACGGGGCGGCGGCGGTGGCCGCGGCCCGCACACACCGCCCGGACGTGGCGCTGCTGGACATCGAGATGCCGGTCCTGACCGGGATCGAGGCGACCGAGCAGCTGCGCGTCGCGGTACCGGAGACCAGGGTGCTGATCCTGACCACCTTCGGCCGTCCCGGCTACCTGCGGCGGGCGATGGACGCCGGCGCGCGTGGCTTCGTGGTCAAGGACTCCCCACCGAACGAGCTCGCCGCCGCGATCCGCCGGGTCGCCGCCGGTGACGTGGTACTGGACCCCGCGCTCGCGGTCGCCTCGCTCGGCGCCGGGCCGAGCCCGCTGACCGAGCGCGAACGCGACGTGCTGGCGGCCGGCGCGGGCGGCGCCTCGGTGGCGCAGATCGCCGACCGGCTGGCGCTGTCGGGTGGCACCGTGCGCAACTACCTGTCCAGCGCGATCGGGAAGACCGGGGCCCGCAACCGCACCGAGGCGGCCCGGATCGCCCGCGACAACGGCTGGCTCTGA
- a CDS encoding TetR/AcrR family transcriptional regulator, with amino-acid sequence MRTVDPEQHARRRAQILAAAAVEFAEHGVAGASTASICRRAGIGSGTLFHYFATKRELVRALFAADLPGNQEARDAAVADPDPTAGLRRLVSHLAADLADPLAPGLTAVLVLQVNEDPELAELVGGDDAATRATLTTLLSRLAVAGHRLAFPPERAAGWIQTLIDASYLSVGEDGFDAAAQTAELHAIVDWVAGTTTVAPPGRRPGPVVRTHRQRRDGARQKEITR; translated from the coding sequence ATGCGTACCGTCGACCCCGAGCAGCACGCCCGACGGCGCGCGCAGATCCTCGCCGCGGCGGCGGTCGAGTTCGCCGAGCACGGCGTCGCCGGCGCCTCCACCGCAAGCATCTGCCGCCGCGCCGGCATCGGCTCCGGCACGCTGTTCCACTACTTCGCCACCAAGCGCGAGCTGGTGCGCGCGCTGTTCGCCGCCGACCTGCCCGGCAACCAGGAGGCGCGCGACGCCGCGGTCGCCGATCCCGACCCGACGGCGGGGCTGCGGCGGCTGGTGTCGCATCTCGCCGCCGACCTGGCCGACCCCCTCGCTCCCGGTCTCACCGCGGTTCTGGTCCTGCAGGTCAACGAGGATCCCGAGCTCGCCGAGCTGGTCGGCGGCGACGACGCGGCCACCCGGGCCACCCTGACCACGCTGCTGAGCCGGCTGGCCGTCGCCGGACACCGGCTCGCGTTCCCGCCGGAGCGCGCGGCCGGCTGGATCCAGACCCTGATCGACGCGAGCTACCTGTCCGTCGGCGAGGACGGCTTCGACGCCGCGGCCCAGACCGCCGAACTGCACGCGATCGTCGACTGGGTGGCCGGCACGACCACCGTCGCACCACCGGGTCGCCGGCCCGGCCCGGTGGTGCGTACCCACCGGCAGCGGCGCGACGGCGCGCGACAGAAGGAGATCACCCGATGA
- a CDS encoding AAA family ATPase, with amino-acid sequence MNAVARHRHGLVLGKFYPPHAGHRYLIDTAAAACARLTVVCAPSTMESIPLADRLAWLREIHAGQPHVRVVGGYDDDPIDYHDDAVWAAHVEFTRTLVAKAAADDGVPARIDAVFSSESYGPELARRFDARHVPVDPDRRVVPVSGTAVRADPAAHWSLLAAPVRAGLARRVVVVGAESTGTTTLARALAHRYRRRGGVWARTRWVPEYGRERTEEKLAVLRAADSAASVFDVTWQRDDFVEVARRQNEREDTAARDTSPLLVCDTDAFATAVWEQRYLGTASAAVTAQARRPDLYLLTDHVGVPFVDDGLRDGEQLRPWMTERFREVLAAQPAPVVELTGPLPARLETATAACDAVLTWRFADPLG; translated from the coding sequence GTGAACGCCGTCGCCCGCCACCGGCACGGCCTGGTACTGGGGAAGTTCTACCCCCCGCACGCGGGCCACCGGTACCTGATCGACACCGCCGCGGCGGCCTGCGCCCGCCTCACCGTGGTGTGCGCACCGTCCACCATGGAGTCGATCCCGCTGGCGGACCGGCTGGCCTGGCTGCGGGAGATCCATGCCGGCCAGCCGCACGTGCGTGTCGTCGGCGGGTACGACGACGATCCGATCGACTACCACGACGACGCGGTGTGGGCGGCGCACGTGGAGTTCACCCGCACGCTGGTGGCGAAGGCCGCGGCGGACGACGGGGTGCCGGCGCGGATCGACGCGGTGTTCAGCTCCGAGTCGTACGGGCCGGAGCTGGCGCGGCGCTTCGACGCCAGGCACGTCCCGGTCGATCCGGACCGGCGGGTCGTGCCGGTGTCGGGTACCGCGGTACGGGCGGATCCGGCGGCCCACTGGTCGCTGCTGGCCGCCCCGGTACGGGCCGGGCTGGCGCGCCGGGTGGTCGTGGTCGGCGCGGAGTCCACCGGCACCACCACCCTCGCCCGGGCACTCGCGCACCGGTACCGGCGGCGCGGCGGCGTCTGGGCGCGCACCCGCTGGGTGCCGGAGTACGGGCGGGAGCGGACCGAGGAGAAGCTCGCCGTGCTGCGCGCCGCCGACTCGGCCGCGTCGGTGTTCGACGTGACGTGGCAGCGCGACGACTTCGTCGAGGTGGCCCGGCGGCAGAACGAGCGGGAGGACACGGCGGCCCGGGACACCTCGCCGCTGCTGGTGTGCGACACGGACGCGTTCGCCACCGCGGTGTGGGAGCAGCGCTACCTCGGTACGGCCTCGGCGGCCGTGACGGCGCAGGCCCGGCGCCCGGACCTGTACCTGCTCACCGACCACGTCGGGGTGCCGTTCGTCGACGACGGGCTGCGCGACGGGGAACAGCTCCGGCCGTGGATGACCGAGCGGTTCCGCGAGGTACTGGCCGCGCAGCCGGCGCCGGTCGTCGAGCTGACCGGGCCGCTGCCGGCGCGACTGGAGACGGCCACGGCGGCCTGCGACGCCGTACTGACCTGGCGGTTCGCAGACCCGCTCGGCTGA
- a CDS encoding sensor histidine kinase, translated as MSGVTQEDFEWTPRRRRAATLLTCAWLGYLIPICVSVATEPPGAPMLVFAIVGLAAYVVFFVRLIHVGMQRPFRLAAPYALIGLIAVGVLLMVPIGSTWRYAFPYYLVAILPGQLPPRWWIPSQVTTLVATTVVAVGYGDRGVSLIGYVASVAAVALFTSMFFWLLRTMVLLRMARAEMARLAVSEERLRIARDLHDVLGQRLAAVALLSDLAGRLAGSDPERARQQSAEAGRLAREALEEVRATVSGFRDSSLTGELSTAQALLAAAGIGCVLSAPDAGSVPAPLADVAGWVVREGVTNVVRHSRAGTARITVRSADPVVVEVADDGHGDATSPYGNGLTGLRERVTALGGAVHTERVDGWYRLWAELPVTAPGGRVAAAAGAS; from the coding sequence ATGTCAGGTGTGACGCAGGAGGACTTCGAGTGGACGCCGCGCCGGCGGCGCGCGGCGACCCTACTGACCTGCGCCTGGCTCGGTTACCTGATCCCGATCTGCGTGTCGGTCGCCACCGAGCCGCCGGGCGCGCCGATGCTGGTGTTCGCCATCGTCGGCCTCGCCGCCTACGTGGTGTTCTTCGTCCGGTTGATCCACGTCGGCATGCAGCGTCCGTTCCGGCTGGCCGCGCCGTACGCGCTGATCGGGCTGATCGCCGTCGGCGTCCTGCTGATGGTCCCGATCGGGTCGACCTGGCGGTACGCGTTCCCGTACTACCTGGTCGCGATCCTGCCCGGGCAGCTGCCGCCGAGGTGGTGGATCCCGAGCCAGGTCACCACGCTGGTGGCGACCACGGTCGTTGCCGTCGGGTACGGCGACCGGGGCGTCAGCCTGATCGGCTACGTCGCCTCGGTGGCGGCGGTGGCGCTGTTCACCTCGATGTTCTTCTGGCTGCTGCGCACCATGGTGCTGCTGCGCATGGCCCGCGCCGAGATGGCCCGGCTGGCGGTCAGCGAGGAGCGGCTGCGCATCGCCCGGGACCTGCACGACGTGCTCGGCCAGCGGCTGGCGGCCGTCGCGTTGCTGTCCGACCTCGCCGGTCGGCTGGCCGGGAGTGACCCGGAGCGGGCCCGGCAACAGAGCGCGGAGGCCGGCCGGCTCGCCCGCGAGGCGCTGGAGGAGGTCCGGGCCACCGTGTCCGGGTTCCGGGACTCGTCGCTGACCGGCGAGCTGTCCACCGCGCAGGCGCTGCTCGCGGCGGCCGGCATCGGCTGCGTGCTGTCCGCCCCGGACGCCGGCTCGGTGCCGGCCCCGCTCGCCGACGTGGCGGGCTGGGTGGTGCGCGAGGGCGTCACGAACGTGGTCCGGCACTCCCGCGCCGGCACGGCGCGGATCACCGTGCGGTCGGCCGACCCGGTCGTGGTCGAGGTCGCCGACGACGGCCACGGCGACGCCACCAGCCCGTACGGCAACGGGCTGACCGGGCTGCGCGAGCGGGTCACCGCGCTCGGCGGCGCGGTGCACACCGAGCGGGTCGACGGCTGGTACCGGCTGTGGGCCGAGCTGCCGGTCACCGCGCCGGGCGGCCGGGTCGCCGCCGCTGCCGGGGCATCGTGA